One Herbaspirillum rubrisubalbicans genomic window carries:
- a CDS encoding ImmA/IrrE family metallo-endopeptidase — protein sequence MNAEINTVQEHSKFPNADALLDYLESRKDFDVAAPIDLMAIAKILGVEIDESISMDDMSSVGKISLSEGGRAKIWINPLENSYGPRKRFTLAHELGHYCLHLSESRQSFVDTKTTMNRTESYWDVHEYEANTFAAELLMPKRLIISEGNKIIQSYKQEHNSEGVPKVQFIDSLARKLGASTKAMEYRLMNLGIIPKN from the coding sequence ATGAATGCAGAAATAAATACCGTGCAAGAGCATTCGAAATTTCCAAATGCGGATGCTTTGCTGGATTACCTCGAAAGTCGAAAAGATTTCGACGTAGCTGCTCCAATTGATTTGATGGCGATCGCCAAAATTCTCGGAGTCGAAATCGATGAATCCATCAGCATGGATGATATGTCGTCTGTTGGAAAAATCTCGCTTTCAGAAGGTGGGCGCGCGAAAATATGGATTAATCCATTGGAGAACAGTTATGGGCCGAGAAAGCGTTTTACGTTAGCGCATGAGCTCGGTCACTATTGTCTGCATTTGTCGGAGTCTCGACAGTCGTTTGTCGATACTAAGACCACAATGAATAGGACTGAATCTTACTGGGATGTTCACGAATATGAAGCGAATACTTTTGCGGCTGAATTACTTATGCCTAAGCGGTTAATTATTTCCGAGGGTAATAAGATCATTCAGTCTTACAAGCAAGAACACAATTCCGAAGGTGTGCCGAAAGTGCAGTTCATAGACAGCCTGGCTCGGAAGCTGGGAGCGTCAACTAAGGCGATGGAATACCGGCTAATGAATCTGGGCATCATTCCAAAGAATTAA
- the typA gene encoding translational GTPase TypA: MSNNIRAIRNIAIIAHVDHGKTTLVDQLLRQSGTFRDNQQVDNRVMDSNDIEKERGITILSKNCAVEYKGTHINIVDTPGHADFGGEVERVLSMVDSVLLLVDAQEGPMPQTRFVTRKALALGLKPIVVLNKIDRPGARAEWAINATFELFDKLGATEEQLDFPVIYASGLNGYASLDPETREGNMEPLFDAILKYVPARKDDPDAPLQLQITSLEYSSYVGKIGVGRILAGRIKGGQDVVWMNGPEDKPTKARINQVLTFKGLERVLVDEALAGDIVLINGIEEIGIGSTICAPDAPNGLPMLKVDEPTLTMNFMVNTSPLAGREGKFVTTRQIRDRLEKELKSNMALRVVQAENDDSTYEVSGRGELHLTILIENMRREGFELAVSRPRVVFRMVDGVREEPYENLTVDVEETHQGGVMEELGRRRGDLQNMEPDGKGRVRLEYHIPARGLIGFQGEFMTLTRGTGLMSHVFDDYKPVDTSKGELAGRRNGVLISQDDGAAVAYALWKLQDRGRMFVSHNDPVYEGMIIGIHSRDNDLVVNPIKGKQLTNVRASGTDEAVRLVPPIELSLEYAVEFIEDDELVEVTPKSIRLRKRHLKEHERKKASREESM, translated from the coding sequence ATGTCAAACAATATCCGCGCAATTCGTAACATCGCCATCATCGCCCACGTTGACCACGGCAAGACCACCCTGGTGGACCAGCTGCTGCGCCAGTCCGGCACCTTCCGCGACAACCAGCAAGTGGACAACCGCGTGATGGACTCCAACGACATCGAAAAGGAACGCGGCATCACCATCCTGTCGAAGAACTGCGCGGTGGAATACAAGGGCACCCACATCAACATCGTCGACACCCCAGGCCACGCCGACTTCGGCGGTGAAGTCGAGCGCGTGCTGTCGATGGTGGACTCGGTGCTGCTGCTGGTGGATGCCCAGGAAGGCCCGATGCCGCAGACCCGCTTCGTGACTCGCAAGGCGCTGGCCCTGGGCCTGAAGCCCATCGTGGTCTTGAACAAGATCGACCGCCCCGGCGCACGCGCCGAATGGGCCATCAACGCCACCTTCGAACTGTTCGACAAGCTGGGCGCCACCGAAGAACAGCTGGACTTCCCCGTGATCTACGCTTCGGGCCTGAACGGCTACGCCAGCCTGGATCCGGAAACCCGCGAAGGCAACATGGAGCCGCTGTTCGACGCCATCCTGAAGTACGTGCCGGCCCGCAAGGATGACCCGGACGCACCGCTGCAACTGCAGATCACCTCGCTGGAATACTCTTCCTACGTCGGCAAGATCGGCGTGGGCCGTATCCTGGCCGGTCGCATCAAGGGTGGCCAGGACGTGGTGTGGATGAACGGTCCCGAAGACAAGCCGACCAAGGCCCGCATCAACCAGGTGCTGACCTTCAAGGGCCTGGAGCGCGTACTGGTCGATGAAGCCCTGGCTGGCGACATCGTGCTGATCAACGGTATCGAAGAAATTGGCATCGGCTCCACCATCTGTGCGCCCGATGCCCCCAACGGCCTGCCGATGCTGAAGGTCGATGAACCGACCCTGACCATGAACTTCATGGTCAACACTTCGCCGCTGGCTGGCCGCGAAGGCAAGTTCGTCACCACCCGCCAGATCCGCGACCGCCTGGAAAAGGAACTGAAGTCCAACATGGCCCTGCGCGTGGTGCAGGCCGAGAACGACGACTCGACCTACGAAGTGTCGGGCCGTGGTGAATTGCACCTGACCATCCTGATCGAAAACATGCGCCGCGAAGGCTTCGAACTGGCCGTCTCGCGTCCGCGCGTGGTGTTCCGCATGGTCGACGGCGTGCGCGAAGAGCCGTACGAAAACCTGACTGTGGACGTCGAAGAAACCCATCAGGGCGGCGTCATGGAAGAACTGGGCCGTCGTCGTGGCGACTTGCAGAACATGGAACCGGACGGCAAGGGCCGTGTGCGTCTGGAATACCACATCCCGGCGCGTGGCCTGATCGGCTTCCAGGGTGAATTCATGACCCTGACCCGCGGCACCGGCCTGATGAGCCACGTCTTCGACGACTACAAGCCGGTGGACACTTCCAAGGGCGAGCTGGCCGGCCGTCGCAACGGCGTGCTGATCTCCCAGGACGACGGTGCTGCCGTGGCCTACGCACTGTGGAAGCTGCAGGACCGCGGTCGCATGTTCGTCAGCCACAACGACCCGGTGTACGAAGGCATGATCATCGGCATCCACTCGCGTGACAACGACCTGGTGGTCAACCCGATCAAGGGCAAGCAACTGACCAACGTGCGTGCTTCTGGTACCGACGAAGCCGTGCGCCTGGTGCCGCCGATCGAACTGTCGCTGGAATATGCAGTGGAATTCATTGAGGACGACGAACTGGTCGAAGTCACCCCGAAGAGCATCCGCCTGCGCAAGCGTCACCTGAAGGAACATGAGCGTAAGAAGGCCTCGCGCGAAGAGTCCATGTAA
- the truB gene encoding tRNA pseudouridine(55) synthase TruB, with protein sequence MADDTTADTASASPDTPQPRAKRGQPPRAPRPPRVPVHGVLLLDKPVGLSSNDALIRAKRMINAPKAGHTGTLDPFATGLLPLCFGEATKFSQDLLEADKTYEAIVHLGVRTDTGDTEGQVISERAVEVSLEQIEAVLAQFRGPISQVPPMHSALKRDGKPLYEYARAGITLEREARNVTIHALELLDYRAPMLRIRVTCSKGTYIRVLGEDIGELLGCGAHLNALRRTGVGALTLDGAVTLEAFEAAGELESRKALLLPVDGLLRSFPAVQLTDELARRFLHGQRLPLGKEGVQVPQQTGRVRVYRSSDAALLGTGLLQEYAILAPERLVSTA encoded by the coding sequence ATGGCCGACGATACGACGGCGGATACCGCATCCGCTTCTCCTGATACCCCGCAGCCGCGCGCCAAGCGCGGCCAGCCGCCCCGCGCGCCGCGCCCTCCGCGCGTGCCGGTGCACGGCGTGCTGTTGCTGGACAAGCCCGTGGGCCTGTCTTCCAACGATGCGCTCATCCGCGCCAAGCGCATGATCAATGCGCCCAAGGCCGGCCACACCGGCACGCTGGACCCGTTTGCCACCGGCCTGTTGCCGCTGTGCTTTGGCGAAGCCACCAAGTTCTCGCAGGACTTGTTGGAAGCCGACAAGACCTATGAAGCTATCGTCCATCTGGGCGTGCGCACCGATACCGGCGACACCGAAGGGCAGGTCATCAGCGAGCGCGCAGTCGAGGTTAGCCTGGAGCAGATCGAAGCGGTCCTGGCGCAATTCCGCGGCCCCATCAGCCAGGTGCCGCCCATGCACTCGGCCTTGAAGCGCGACGGCAAGCCCTTGTACGAATACGCCCGCGCCGGCATTACGCTGGAACGCGAAGCCCGTAATGTCACCATCCACGCGCTGGAACTGCTGGACTACCGGGCGCCGATGTTGCGCATCCGCGTCACTTGCAGCAAAGGGACCTATATCCGCGTGCTGGGTGAAGATATTGGTGAATTACTGGGCTGTGGGGCCCACCTCAATGCCCTGAGACGCACCGGGGTCGGTGCTCTCACGCTCGATGGCGCAGTCACGCTGGAGGCTTTCGAGGCCGCTGGCGAGCTGGAGTCCCGCAAGGCGCTGCTGCTGCCGGTGGATGGTCTGTTGCGCAGCTTCCCGGCGGTGCAACTGACCGATGAGTTGGCGCGCCGCTTCCTGCACGGCCAGCGCCTGCCGCTGGGTAAGGAAGGTGTACAGGTGCCGCAGCAGACTGGCCGCGTGCGGGTCTATCGCAGTTCGGATGCCGCCCTGCTGGGTACCGGACTGTTGCAGGAATACGCCATCCTGGCCCCCGAAAGGCTGGTGTCCACCGCCTGA
- the rbfA gene encoding 30S ribosome-binding factor RbfA, which yields MAKHSKSIPGRGLRVADQIQRDLSELIAFELKDPRVGMITITEVQVTPDYAHAKVFFTTLVDNPEAIKNTLAGLRKASGYLRTQLGRRLTIHTLPELHFVHDNSTARGIEMSRLIDEANATRAKDSDDEA from the coding sequence ATGGCAAAACACAGCAAATCCATTCCCGGACGCGGCTTGCGCGTCGCCGATCAGATCCAGCGCGATCTGTCGGAGTTGATCGCCTTTGAGCTCAAGGATCCGCGGGTGGGCATGATCACCATTACCGAAGTGCAGGTCACCCCGGACTACGCGCACGCCAAGGTCTTCTTCACCACGCTGGTGGACAACCCCGAAGCGATCAAGAACACCCTGGCCGGCCTGCGCAAGGCGAGCGGTTATCTGCGCACCCAGTTGGGCCGCAGGCTGACCATCCACACCTTGCCGGAACTGCATTTCGTGCACGACAACTCGACCGCACGCGGCATTGAGATGTCGCGCCTGATCGATGAGGCCAACGCCACCCGCGCCAAGGATTCGGACGACGAGGCCTGA
- the infB gene encoding translation initiation factor IF-2 — MASNNVAQFATELKMPADLLLTQLRSAGVEKSSASDSLSKEDKDRLLEHLRRSRGAAPEGDKKKITLTRKETTEIKQADATGKSRTIQVEVRKKRTFIKRDEPSVEETAARAAAIQRDAAAEAQEREQEEARRQAELKAQQERLAQLEAERAAQAKAAELEQQRAREAAEAEAKRQAAEAAAAAQAEKAKAAAAAAAPAPAAAAAPAAPAAVDPAVEEKKRAAAEEAKKKADAAAKEAADRAAAAERARKAVEDEVAQIKAMMNAPRRVIKAPEPAAPAAKTSEGTLHKPAAGAKPAEKKDDKKPAVAADKKSIKSANVSSTWQDDAKKRGAGGMKSRGATGGGGRDGWRAGPKGRRHSHGDDQRESNFQVPTEAVVHDVYVPETITVAEVAHKMAVKASEVIKHLMKLGQMVTINQVLDQETAMIVVEEMGHRAHAAKLDDPEALLVEGEEHADAEALPRAPVVTVMGHVDHGKTSLLDYIRRTKVASGEAGGITQHIGAYHVETPRGMITFLDTPGHEAFTAMRARGAKATDIVILVVAADDGVMPQTKEAIAHAKAGGVPLVVAINKIDKPGANPDRVKQELIAEEVVPEEYGGDAPFIAVSAKTGEGIDSLLENVLLQAEVLELKAPVDVPARGLVIEAKLDKGRGPVATILVQSGTLKRGDVVLAGSAYGRVRAMLDENGKNIAEAGPSLPVEIQGLTEVPSAGEEVVVMTDERKAREIGLFRQGKFRDVKLAKQQAAKLENMFDQMTEGEVKTLPMIIKTDVQGSQEALVQSLQKLSTAEVRVQVVHAAVGGISENDVNLAVASKAVIIGFNTRADASARKLAEASGVDIRYYNIIYDAVDEVKAAMSGMLSPEKREQALGLVEIRQVFVVSKVGSIAGCYVLEGLVKRGSQVRLLRNNVVVWTGELDSLKRFKDDVKEVKSGFECGLSLKGYNDIEVGDQLEIFEVQEVARTL, encoded by the coding sequence ATGGCGAGTAACAACGTTGCCCAATTTGCCACCGAGCTTAAGATGCCTGCTGACCTGCTGCTGACCCAGCTGCGTTCGGCCGGGGTCGAGAAGAGCTCTGCATCCGATTCCCTGTCGAAGGAAGACAAGGACCGCCTGCTTGAACACCTGCGCCGTTCGCGTGGGGCCGCGCCGGAAGGCGATAAGAAAAAGATCACGTTGACCCGCAAGGAAACCACCGAGATCAAGCAGGCCGATGCAACCGGCAAATCGCGCACGATCCAGGTGGAAGTGCGCAAGAAGCGCACCTTCATCAAGCGTGACGAGCCCAGCGTGGAAGAGACTGCAGCGCGTGCTGCAGCGATCCAGCGCGATGCGGCTGCCGAAGCGCAGGAACGTGAGCAGGAAGAGGCTCGCCGTCAGGCCGAACTGAAGGCCCAGCAAGAACGTCTGGCCCAGTTGGAGGCCGAACGCGCCGCCCAGGCCAAGGCTGCCGAGCTGGAACAGCAACGTGCCCGCGAAGCCGCAGAAGCTGAAGCCAAGCGCCAGGCGGCAGAAGCTGCGGCCGCTGCCCAAGCCGAGAAGGCCAAGGCGGCTGCCGCTGCTGCTGCTCCGGCCCCTGCTGCTGCCGCGGCACCGGCTGCGCCTGCTGCGGTCGATCCGGCTGTGGAAGAAAAGAAGCGCGCTGCTGCTGAAGAAGCGAAGAAAAAGGCCGATGCTGCCGCCAAGGAAGCCGCCGACCGTGCTGCTGCTGCCGAGCGCGCGCGCAAGGCCGTGGAAGACGAAGTGGCCCAGATCAAGGCCATGATGAATGCGCCGCGTCGCGTCATCAAGGCACCGGAACCGGCCGCGCCTGCTGCCAAGACCTCCGAAGGCACGTTGCACAAGCCGGCGGCCGGCGCCAAGCCCGCCGAGAAGAAGGATGACAAGAAGCCCGCCGTGGCCGCAGACAAGAAGTCGATCAAGTCGGCCAATGTCTCCTCCACCTGGCAGGACGACGCCAAGAAGCGTGGCGCTGGCGGCATGAAGTCGCGTGGCGCCACCGGTGGCGGTGGTCGTGATGGCTGGCGTGCCGGCCCCAAGGGCCGTCGTCACTCGCATGGCGACGATCAGCGTGAGAGCAACTTCCAGGTGCCCACCGAAGCGGTGGTGCACGATGTCTACGTGCCCGAAACCATCACCGTGGCCGAAGTGGCCCACAAGATGGCGGTCAAGGCTTCCGAGGTCATCAAGCACCTGATGAAGCTGGGCCAGATGGTCACCATCAACCAGGTGCTGGACCAGGAAACCGCGATGATCGTGGTGGAAGAAATGGGTCACCGCGCCCACGCCGCCAAGCTGGACGACCCGGAAGCGCTGCTGGTCGAAGGCGAAGAACACGCCGACGCCGAAGCCCTGCCGCGCGCCCCGGTGGTTACCGTCATGGGTCACGTTGACCACGGCAAGACCTCGCTCTTGGACTACATTCGTCGCACCAAGGTGGCTTCGGGTGAAGCCGGTGGTATTACCCAGCACATCGGCGCCTACCACGTGGAAACCCCGCGCGGCATGATCACCTTCCTGGATACCCCGGGCCACGAGGCGTTCACTGCCATGCGTGCTCGCGGTGCCAAGGCTACCGACATCGTGATTCTGGTGGTGGCCGCCGACGACGGCGTCATGCCCCAGACCAAGGAAGCGATTGCCCACGCCAAGGCTGGCGGTGTGCCGCTGGTGGTGGCGATCAACAAGATCGACAAGCCCGGCGCCAACCCCGACCGCGTCAAGCAGGAACTGATCGCCGAAGAAGTGGTGCCGGAAGAATACGGTGGCGATGCTCCGTTCATCGCCGTGTCGGCCAAGACCGGCGAAGGCATCGACTCGCTGCTGGAAAACGTCCTGCTGCAAGCCGAAGTGCTGGAACTGAAGGCACCGGTCGATGTGCCAGCCCGTGGCCTGGTGATCGAAGCCAAGCTGGACAAGGGCCGCGGCCCGGTGGCAACGATCCTGGTGCAATCCGGTACCTTGAAGCGCGGCGACGTCGTGCTGGCCGGTTCGGCCTATGGCCGTGTGCGTGCCATGCTGGATGAGAACGGCAAGAACATCGCCGAGGCAGGCCCGTCCCTGCCGGTGGAAATCCAGGGCCTGACCGAAGTGCCCTCCGCCGGTGAAGAAGTGGTGGTCATGACCGACGAGCGCAAGGCGCGCGAAATCGGCCTGTTCCGCCAGGGCAAGTTCCGCGACGTGAAGCTGGCCAAGCAACAGGCCGCCAAGCTGGAAAACATGTTCGACCAGATGACCGAGGGCGAGGTCAAGACCCTGCCGATGATCATCAAGACCGACGTGCAAGGTTCCCAGGAAGCCCTGGTGCAGTCGCTGCAGAAGCTGTCGACGGCCGAAGTGCGCGTCCAGGTGGTGCACGCAGCGGTGGGTGGCATCAGCGAAAACGACGTCAACCTGGCGGTGGCTTCCAAGGCCGTCATCATCGGCTTCAACACCCGTGCTGACGCCTCCGCACGCAAGCTGGCCGAAGCCTCGGGCGTGGACATCCGTTACTACAACATCATCTATGATGCGGTGGACGAGGTGAAGGCGGCGATGTCGGGCATGTTGTCGCCGGAGAAGCGCGAACAGGCCCTGGGTCTGGTGGAAATCCGCCAGGTGTTCGTGGTCAGCAAGGTCGGTTCGATTGCCGGCTGCTACGTGCTCGAAGGCCTGGTCAAGCGTGGCTCGCAAGTACGCCTGCTGCGCAACAATGTGGTGGTATGGACCGGCGAACTGGACTCGCTCAAGCGCTTCAAGGACGACGTCAAGGAAGTCAAGTCGGGCTTCGAGTGCGGTCTCTCGCTCAAGGGCTACAACGATATCGAAGTGGGCGATCAGCTCGAAATCTTCGAAGTCCAGGAAGTCGCCCGTACCCTGTAA
- the nusA gene encoding transcription termination factor NusA produces the protein MSREILLLVDALAREKNVDKEVVFGALEHALAQATKKRYEGEVDIRVSIDRESGEFESFRRWHVVPDEAGLQLPDQEVLLFEAKEQFPDIEVDEYIEDPIESVEFGRRFAQDTKQVVLQRIRDAEREQILADFLARGDALVTGTIKRMERGDAIIESGKIEARLPRDQMIPKENLRIGDRVRAYILRVDRGARGPQVILSRTAPEFIMKLFELEVPEIEQGSLEIKSAARDPGVRAKIAVYTADKRIDPIGTCVGMRGSRVQAVTGELGGERVDIVLWSEDPAQFVIGALAPANVTSIVVDEEKHAMDVVVDEENLAIAIGRGGQNVRLAAELTRWQINIMTAEESADKSAAETALIRTLFMEKLDVDQEVADILVEEGFSTLEEIAYVPINEMLEIESFDEETVNELRNRARDALVTEAIASEEGLDGMDEELINFEGLDRVLAGKLGLAGVKTLPAFAGLAYDEFGAILALPSERARQLIENAFEDVTDDEMKLIDSKYDERAKALQAKAWSAVEGR, from the coding sequence ATGAGTCGCGAAATTTTGTTGTTGGTCGATGCGCTGGCGCGCGAAAAGAACGTCGATAAGGAAGTCGTCTTCGGCGCATTGGAGCACGCGCTTGCGCAGGCTACCAAGAAGCGCTATGAAGGCGAGGTCGACATTCGCGTCTCGATCGACCGCGAAAGCGGCGAGTTCGAATCCTTCCGCCGCTGGCACGTGGTGCCTGACGAAGCCGGCCTGCAACTGCCCGACCAGGAAGTGCTGCTGTTCGAAGCCAAGGAACAGTTCCCCGATATCGAAGTCGACGAATACATCGAAGATCCGATCGAATCCGTCGAATTCGGTCGCCGCTTCGCGCAAGATACCAAGCAGGTGGTCCTGCAGCGCATCCGCGACGCCGAGCGCGAACAGATCCTGGCCGACTTCCTGGCCCGTGGCGACGCCCTGGTGACCGGTACCATCAAGCGCATGGAGCGCGGTGACGCCATCATCGAATCCGGCAAGATCGAAGCCCGCCTGCCGCGCGACCAGATGATCCCCAAGGAAAATCTGCGCATCGGCGACCGGGTGCGGGCCTACATCCTGCGCGTGGATCGCGGCGCCCGTGGCCCGCAGGTGATCCTGTCGCGCACCGCGCCCGAATTCATCATGAAGCTGTTCGAGCTGGAAGTGCCGGAAATCGAACAAGGTTCGCTGGAAATCAAGTCGGCCGCCCGTGACCCGGGCGTGCGCGCCAAGATCGCGGTCTATACCGCCGACAAGCGCATCGACCCCATCGGTACCTGCGTCGGTATGCGCGGCTCGCGCGTGCAGGCCGTGACCGGCGAACTGGGTGGCGAGCGCGTGGACATCGTGCTGTGGTCGGAAGATCCGGCGCAGTTCGTCATCGGCGCGCTGGCCCCGGCCAACGTCACCTCGATCGTGGTCGATGAAGAAAAGCACGCCATGGACGTGGTGGTGGATGAAGAAAACCTCGCCATCGCCATTGGTCGTGGTGGCCAGAACGTGCGTCTGGCAGCCGAACTGACCCGCTGGCAGATCAATATCATGACGGCCGAGGAATCGGCCGACAAGTCGGCGGCCGAGACCGCGCTGATCCGTACGCTGTTCATGGAAAAGCTCGATGTTGACCAGGAAGTGGCCGACATCCTGGTCGAGGAAGGTTTCTCGACCCTGGAAGAAATCGCCTACGTGCCGATCAACGAGATGCTCGAGATCGAATCGTTCGACGAAGAGACCGTCAATGAGCTGCGCAACCGCGCCCGCGACGCCCTGGTGACCGAAGCGATCGCCTCCGAAGAAGGCCTGGATGGCATGGATGAGGAGCTGATCAACTTCGAAGGCCTGGACCGTGTGCTGGCCGGCAAGCTGGGTCTGGCTGGCGTGAAGACGCTGCCGGCCTTCGCTGGCCTGGCTTATGACGAATTCGGCGCGATCCTGGCCCTGCCTTCCGAGCGCGCGCGCCAACTGATTGAAAATGCATTTGAAGATGTGACCGACGATGAAATGAAGCTCATCGATTCCAAATACGATGAGCGCGCCAAGGCCCTGCAGGCCAAGGCATGGAGCGCAGTCGAAGGCCGCTGA
- the rimP gene encoding ribosome maturation factor RimP: MQLLELIESTLAGLGYELVEFEKAQRGLVRVFIDFPFDPEAEEARSITVEDCEKATHQLLHVFTVEDVAYERLEVSSPGLDRPLKKFSDFARFVDCEAVIKLRVPLPGTSNRKTYEGVLREPEGEELVLEFEANDGSAAVLNFTLADVDKAHLVPQVDFRSRKG; this comes from the coding sequence TTGCAATTGCTGGAGCTGATCGAATCCACCCTCGCGGGCCTGGGCTACGAACTGGTCGAGTTCGAGAAGGCGCAGCGCGGTCTGGTGCGTGTCTTCATCGATTTTCCGTTCGACCCCGAAGCAGAAGAAGCGCGTTCGATCACCGTCGAGGATTGCGAGAAGGCGACGCATCAGTTGTTGCACGTCTTCACCGTCGAAGACGTGGCCTATGAGCGCCTGGAAGTCTCCTCGCCCGGACTGGACCGCCCCTTGAAGAAGTTCTCGGACTTCGCGCGCTTCGTCGATTGCGAAGCCGTCATCAAGCTGCGCGTACCCTTGCCCGGCACGTCCAACCGCAAGACCTACGAAGGCGTGCTGCGCGAGCCCGAGGGCGAGGAACTGGTATTGGAATTTGAAGCAAACGATGGGTCGGCTGCCGTGTTGAATTTCACGCTGGCCGATGTGGATAAGGCACACCTGGTGCCGCAGGTCGATTTTAGGAGTCGCAAAGGATGA
- the rluB gene encoding 23S rRNA pseudouridine(2605) synthase RluB — protein MKPTSSKDDTQVDLAAADAAASDKPVKKRTRKPAAETAAVESVTAAPQADAANAPAPKKRAPRAKKVAADEAAPAPAAVVATEPAVAPEKKPRATKPRAKKVEPAAAAPVAEAPAQLSLAMESVPVAPAAKPKRAAKPKVAAAPEAAAPAPAPVTPELPKVIVTVGEEVVAPPVLLDAPVDPNRAKPARRGVRGPRALRNNRAAQRAAAGGAEAAPAQGKGEGDAVPAERHQPRGQFGKNNAHAGQAGQQGKKNFDKNGKKPKAPQLGLRANEPVDDIFSYVTSEAYDRDEGAKAGGRQAHQMRGKNGRRDLTAEDDAPKLHKVLADAGLGSRRDMEELIVAGRVSVNGEPAHIGQRILPTDAVRINGKLIQRKVSKRPPRVLVYHKPAGEIVSHSDPEGRSSVFDRLPTMKAGKWLAVGRLDFNTEGLLLFTTSGDLANRLMHPRYNIEREYAVRTLGELEEGMRQKLLAGVELDDGPAQFSRIADGGGEGVNKWYRVTIGEGRNREVRRMFEAVGLTVSRLIRTRYGAMTLPQTLKRGRWEELEENAVRNLMAACGLEKQAGEAKSGNGGHAGKGQGNGNGNGPRGNAMQNKGPQKGRNGGNFGNQGGGNYGNGGNYGGGNKGGQPKSRQPDPLQTALGFPDIGNGQRRGNRPQRGGNTAANFMLGGLPGMNRRRGGR, from the coding sequence ATGAAGCCAACTAGTTCCAAAGACGACACCCAGGTCGACCTGGCCGCGGCCGATGCCGCCGCATCCGACAAGCCGGTGAAGAAGCGTACCCGCAAGCCTGCGGCCGAGACTGCTGCGGTCGAGTCGGTTACGGCCGCACCGCAAGCTGACGCCGCCAATGCCCCGGCACCGAAAAAACGTGCGCCGCGCGCCAAGAAGGTCGCAGCCGATGAGGCCGCACCGGCTCCTGCTGCGGTGGTCGCCACCGAGCCGGCTGTTGCGCCCGAGAAAAAGCCGCGTGCCACCAAACCGCGCGCCAAGAAGGTGGAGCCGGCTGCTGCAGCTCCTGTGGCTGAGGCCCCGGCCCAACTGAGCCTGGCCATGGAGAGTGTGCCTGTCGCACCTGCGGCCAAGCCCAAGCGCGCGGCCAAGCCCAAGGTTGCCGCCGCACCTGAAGCGGCAGCACCAGCGCCGGCCCCGGTCACGCCCGAACTGCCCAAGGTCATCGTCACCGTGGGCGAGGAAGTGGTGGCGCCGCCCGTGCTGCTGGACGCGCCGGTCGATCCCAATCGCGCCAAGCCAGCCCGCCGCGGGGTGCGTGGTCCGCGCGCACTGCGCAACAACCGCGCTGCGCAACGCGCTGCGGCCGGTGGTGCCGAAGCCGCTCCCGCCCAGGGCAAGGGGGAGGGCGATGCTGTCCCCGCCGAGCGCCACCAGCCGCGCGGCCAGTTCGGCAAGAACAATGCACATGCCGGCCAGGCTGGCCAGCAAGGCAAGAAGAATTTCGACAAGAACGGCAAGAAGCCCAAGGCGCCGCAACTGGGCCTGCGCGCGAACGAGCCGGTCGATGACATCTTTTCCTACGTGACCTCCGAAGCCTACGACCGCGACGAAGGTGCCAAGGCCGGTGGCCGCCAGGCGCACCAGATGCGCGGCAAGAATGGCCGTCGCGATCTCACCGCCGAGGACGATGCCCCCAAACTGCACAAGGTGCTGGCCGACGCCGGTCTGGGTTCGCGCCGCGACATGGAAGAGCTGATCGTGGCTGGCCGCGTCTCGGTCAATGGCGAGCCGGCTCACATCGGCCAGCGCATCCTGCCCACCGACGCCGTGCGCATCAATGGCAAGCTGATCCAGCGCAAGGTGAGCAAGCGCCCGCCGCGCGTGCTGGTCTATCACAAGCCCGCGGGCGAGATCGTCAGCCATTCCGATCCAGAAGGCCGCAGCTCCGTGTTCGACCGCCTGCCGACCATGAAGGCCGGCAAGTGGCTGGCGGTGGGTCGCCTGGACTTCAATACCGAAGGCCTGCTGCTCTTTACCACCTCCGGTGACCTGGCCAACCGCCTGATGCACCCGCGCTACAACATCGAGCGTGAATACGCCGTGCGGACCCTGGGCGAGCTGGAAGAGGGGATGCGCCAGAAGCTGTTGGCGGGCGTGGAGCTCGATGACGGCCCGGCGCAGTTCTCGCGCATCGCCGATGGTGGTGGTGAAGGCGTCAACAAGTGGTATCGCGTGACCATCGGCGAAGGCCGCAACCGCGAAGTGCGCCGCATGTTCGAAGCGGTCGGCCTGACAGTTTCGCGCCTGATCCGTACCCGCTACGGCGCCATGACCCTGCCGCAGACCTTGAAGCGTGGTCGTTGGGAAGAGCTGGAAGAAAACGCCGTGCGCAACCTGATGGCCGCTTGTGGCCTGGAAAAGCAGGCTGGTGAAGCCAAGTCCGGCAACGGCGGTCATGCCGGCAAGGGCCAGGGCAATGGTAACGGCAATGGTCCGCGTGGCAACGCCATGCAGAACAAGGGGCCGCAGAAGGGCCGCAATGGCGGCAACTTCGGCAACCAGGGTGGTGGCAACTATGGCAATGGCGGCAACTACGGTGGTGGCAACAAGGGTGGCCAGCCCAAGAGCCGCCAGCCTGATCCGCTGCAGACCGCGCTGGGCTTCCCCGATATCGGCAATGGCCAGCGTCGCGGCAATCGCCCGCAGCGTGGTGGCAATACTGCCGCCAACTTCATGCTGGGCGGCCTGCCAGGCATGAATCGCCGGCGCGGCGGTCGCTGA